Proteins encoded together in one Lepus europaeus isolate LE1 chromosome 13, mLepTim1.pri, whole genome shotgun sequence window:
- the IL37 gene encoding interleukin-37: MSLLEKNSGVKMDSEDGEKAEPQGCPGDPAGSPQEPGPSFPSVDSVHSKSLVKFKEPEKFSIRDGDQKVLVLDCETLKAIPHKTYILPETFFVLASYHHSAPPEKGSPILLAVSKGERCLCCVKTRGKMYPTVQLKEKKLIDLAAEKEQAQRPFVFYKADVGSRSTLESAAHPGWFLCTSCFSEPVILTKKLGMKKHVEFLFIKL; the protein is encoded by the exons ATGTCCCTTTTGGAGAAGAACTCAGGAGTGAAAATGGACTCAGAAGATGGGGAAAAGGCTgagccccagggctgcccaggag ACCCGGCTGGAAGCCCCCAAGAGCCAGGCCCGAGCTTCCCCTCTGTGGACTCTGTTCACTCAA AGTCGTTGGTGAAATTCAAAGAGCCAGAGAAATTCAGCATTCGTGATGGAGATCAAAAAGTGTTGGTTCTGGACTGTGAGACCCTCAAAGCAATCCCACATAAGACATACATACTTCCAG AGACCTTCTTTGTTTTAGCCTCATACCATCACTCAGCCCCTCCTGAGAAAGGGAGCCCGATTCTCTTGGCGGTCTCTAAAGGAGAGCGCTGCCTTTGCTGTGTCAAGACCCGAGGGAAAATGTATCCAACCGTCCAGCTGAAG GAGAAGAAGCTCATAGACCTAGCCGCCGAGAAGGAGCAAGCACAGCGGCCCTTCGTCTTCTACAAGGCTGATGTGGGCTCCCGTAGCACACTGGAGTCAGCTGCCCACCCTGGGTGGTTCCTGTGCACCTCCTGCTTTTCTGAACCCGTGATATTGACAAAGAAATTAGGAATGAAGAAACATGTGGagtttctttttataaagctataa